In Caldisericaceae bacterium, the DNA window TTTCAGTTAGAACTGCTCCACCCATCAACAACGCAAATTCAGTTCCTGCTGAGGTTATAATAGGTATTAAAGCATTTCTTAGAGCATGTTTTAGAATTACCGTTTTTTCTGGAAGACCTTTTGCCCTTGCCGTTCTAATGTAATCTTGATTGATCACATTAAGCATGCTTGAGCGTGTAATCCGTGCAATGAAAGCCATCGGAATTGTGCCAAGTGTAATAGATGGAAGAATTAAATGTTTTAAAACGTTAATAAAAGCACCAAAATTTAACGTGATAAGACTGTCTATTAGATAAAATCCTGTAATATTTTTAATTGAATAGTAAACCGATATTCTTCCTCCAGTTGGTAGTAGATTTAATTTTATACTAAAAAGTAGAACGAGCATAATTGCTAACCAAAATATCGGCATGGAAACTCCGAAAAGAGCAATAAACATTGTTGTATAATCAAATATCGTATATCTTTTTATTGCAGATATTACACCTGCAGAAATGCCTATCAAACTTGCAAAGATCATTGCAAATATGGAAAGTTCAAAAGTATTTGGGAATCTTTGTAAGATTTCTTTCAAAACACTTTCATGCGTTAGAATCGATTGGCCAAAATCACCTCTAATTGCGTATTTTATCCATATTAAATATTGCTCAAAGATTGGTTTATCAAGTCCCCATTTCTTTCTCATTGCTTCGAGTATCTCTGGTGAGGCATGTTCGCCAGCTAATGTTCTTGCAGGATCTCCAGGTATAAGCCTAACAAGTAGGAAAATGATTATTGATACCGCAAAAAGCATTAAAATCAAATTTAATATCCTTTTTAATATGTAACTTTTCACCTTCTTACACCTCTTTTACAAAAAAGGGGAGGAAAACCCTCCCCTTGGAAAATAACTGTTTTATTGCGATATGGTTACATTCTCAAAATGGTAATCACCTGTTGGATATAGCACAAATCCTTGTACCTTTTTGTTGAAAACAAGAATCTGGTTTGCGTGTGCAAGCGGCACCCATGGTGCATCATTATGGACAATTTGCTGTACTTGTTTATAAAGATCTGCTCTTTTTGCTTGATCTGGCTCTTTTTGAGCTTCGATATTGAGCCTATGGACTTCCGGATTTCTGTAAAAGGCTATATTTCCTGCCGAGCCAACAGTTGCTGAATCTGAATC includes these proteins:
- a CDS encoding ABC transporter permease; this translates as MKSYILKRILNLILMLFAVSIIIFLLVRLIPGDPARTLAGEHASPEILEAMRKKWGLDKPIFEQYLIWIKYAIRGDFGQSILTHESVLKEILQRFPNTFELSIFAMIFASLIGISAGVISAIKRYTIFDYTTMFIALFGVSMPIFWLAIMLVLLFSIKLNLLPTGGRISVYYSIKNITGFYLIDSLITLNFGAFINVLKHLILPSITLGTIPMAFIARITRSSMLNVINQDYIRTARAKGLPEKTVILKHALRNALIPIITSAGTEFALLMGGAVLTETIFSWPGLGTYIVQAVNARDYPAIQGAVIFVALIVAIVNLIVDLVYAYIDPRIKY